A part of Manduca sexta isolate Smith_Timp_Sample1 unplaced genomic scaffold, JHU_Msex_v1.0 HiC_scaffold_3924, whole genome shotgun sequence genomic DNA contains:
- the LOC119193303 gene encoding LOW QUALITY PROTEIN: interleukin-1 receptor-associated kinase 4-like (The sequence of the model RefSeq protein was modified relative to this genomic sequence to represent the inferred CDS: inserted 2 bases in 2 codons): protein MAPPPIDIYSVVDSKILEDTNLIRFEYSQLEVITNYFPESKSEGPSGPCGKIGKGGFGEVFVGSHPTHGLLAVKKXRCYLQFDCEPKVAIKVFNAEVKSLSQLRHDNIVPILGYSVDGPTPCIVCKYIEGGSLEQKLAQKVLTETERMGIMIGTAEGLKYIHNTIKPVIMDSAESQPTNLMKTYFIHGDVKSANILLTTDCVPKLCDFGLAKQLESTYIVSSMMGTSAYMPPEGFTGTITRKTDIFSFGIVILELLTGLRPIVTSSNGNINIKXYVEESCKDNEIDNLLDPVVDNWTKAQKVFTLAKRCLEMDRNLRPSMDEVCAMLNRINYHESYELFYARV from the exons ATGGCACCACCCCCTATTGACATATATAGTGTTGTTGACAGTAAGATCCTCGAGGACACTAACTTGATACGATTCGAATATAGTCAATTAGAAGTTATTACTAACTATTTCCCAGAGTCAAAAAGTGAAGGACCTTCTGGTCCATGTGGAAAAATAGGAAAGGGTGGTTTTGGCGAAGTGTTTGTTGGATCGCACCCAACGCATGGTTTACTTGCAGTGAAAA TGCGCTGTTATCTTCAATTTGATTGTGAACCCAAAGTagctataaaagtatttaatgctGAAGTGAAATCATTGTCACAATTACGTCATGATAATATAGTGCCTATTTTGGGTTATTCTGTTGATGGGCCAACTCCATGCatagtttgtaaatatattgaagGAGGTTCACTAGAACAGAAGTTAGCTCAGAAGGTACTTACTGAAACTGAAAGAATGGGCATTATGATTGGCACTGCTGAGGGCCTGAAATACATCCATAACACCATTAAACCAGTAATAATGGACAGTGCAGAAAGCCAACCAACAAACTTAATGAAGACTTACTTTATTCATGGAGATGTTAAAAgtgcaaatattttgttgactACAGATTGTGTCCCTAAG TTGTGTGATTTTGGATTGGCGAAGCAACTAGAATCGACGTACATTGTCAGTTCTATGATGGGCACGTCCGCCTACATGCCGCCCGAAGGATTCACTGGTACCATTACACGTAAAACGGATATATTCAGCTTTGGCATAGTTATCCTAGAATTACTTACCGGATTAAGACCTATTGTGACGAGTAGTAAtggcaatataaatatta actatgttGAAGAGAGTTGCAAGGATAATGAAATTGATAATCTGTTAGACCCAGTCGTGGATAACTGGACCAAAGCACAAAAAGTGTTTACTCTAGCAAAGCGCTGTTTGGAAATGGATCGAAATCTTCGTCCATCCATGGACGAAGTTTGCGCTATGTTAAACAGAATCAACTATCACGAATCATATGAACTTTTTTATGCTCGCGTTTAA